In one window of Apis mellifera strain DH4 linkage group LG12, Amel_HAv3.1, whole genome shotgun sequence DNA:
- the BBIP1 gene encoding BBSome-interacting protein 1-like, protein MSELMDNSSEKIDVILPKQSLLYQEENLDYILCKPKLIPLKSVTLEKLEKMQKDAELKIQELIEYNNANENE, encoded by the coding sequence ATGTCAGAGTTAATGGATAATTCTTCAGAAAAGATTGATGTTATTCTTCCTAAGCAAAGCTTGCTATACCAGGAAGAAAATTTGGATTATATTCTTTGTAAACCtaaattaattccattaaaatcagttacattagaaaaattagaaaaaatgcaaaaagatgctgaattaaaaattcaagaactaatagaatataataatgcaaatgaaaatgaataa